The following coding sequences lie in one Anomaloglossus baeobatrachus isolate aAnoBae1 chromosome 7, aAnoBae1.hap1, whole genome shotgun sequence genomic window:
- the NUDT9 gene encoding ADP-ribose pyrophosphatase, mitochondrial isoform X2: MSLRLPACATHLFRTGCVVFGLRAQRRSLPTNHSAPGTGGSYLLPYWFGPPAPAMMTHVKALTSPYPGSRVERWPVPQEKVGWSVEWPEYQPVEYTAPSVLARPPWADPPQSSDGFCPQYNALDGQVQRTSYERTYEVSDGGPRNPTGRTGIIGRGLLGRWGPNHAADPIITRWKRDAAGEKVLHPDTGKPVLQFVSIQRKDCGQWAIPGGMVDPGELVTATLRREFCEEALNSLESCGEQPDTEQRIQSLFSQEHLLIYRGYVDDPRNTDNAWMETQAVNYHDDTGHILDKLALEAGDDAGKVQWVDVSGSRSLYANHAHFLQIAAEKRDAHW; the protein is encoded by the exons ATGTCCCTCCGGCTGCCTGCTTGCGCCACTCACCTGTTCCGGACCGGGTGCGTTGTATTCGGGCTCCGCGCTCAGCGCCGTTCACTCCCGACCAATCACAGCGCTCCTGGCACTGGCGGCAG TTACCTGTTGCCTTACTGGTTTGGCCCACCCGCGCCCGCGATGATGACTCACGTCAAGGCGTTGACCTCTCCGTACCCAGGTTCCCGGGTGGAGAGGTGGCCGGTTCCTCAGGAGAAGGTCGGCTGGTCGGTAGAATGGCCGGAGTATCAGCCGGTGGAATACACGGCCCCTTCCGTTCTCGCCCGGCCGCCCTGGGCTGACCCTCCGCAAAG CAGTGACGGCTTCTGCCCCCAGTACAACGCGCTCGACGGACAAGTGCAGAGAACCAGCTATGAGAGGACGTATGAGGTGTCAGACGGAGGGCCGAG AAACCCCACGGGGCGCACAGGGATAATAGGGAGAGGACTGCTGGGGCGATGGGGGCCGAACCATGCAGCGGACCCCATCATTACCAG GTGGAAGCGAGATGCTGCAGGGGAGAAGGTGCTGCACCCCGACACTGGGAAACCCGTCCTGCAGTTTGTATCCATACAGAGGAAGGACTGCGGGCAGTGGGCGATCCCCGGG GGGATGGTGGATCCGGGGGAGCTGGTGACGGCGACGCTGCGCAGGGAGTTCTGTGAGGAGGCGCTGAACTCTCTGGAGAGCTGCGGGGAGCAGCCTGACACTGAGCAGAGAATCCAGAGCCTCTTCTCTCAGGAGCACTTGCTG ATATACAGGGGGTATGTGGACGACCCCCGTAACACGGACAACGCCTGGATGGAGACGCAGGCTGTGAATTACCACGATGACACGG GGCACATCCTGGACAAGTTGGCCTTAGAAGCCGGGGACGACGCGGGCAAGGTGCAGTGGGTGGACGTCAGCGGCAGCCGCAGCCTGTATGCCAACCATGCCCACTTCCTACAGATAGCGGCAGAGAAGAGGGACGCCCACTGGTAG
- the NUDT9 gene encoding ADP-ribose pyrophosphatase, mitochondrial isoform X3, whose product MSLRLPACATHLFRTGCVVFGLRAQRRSLPTNHSAPGTGGRDAEMLGSAMTRVHIATTVTAALISYLLPYWFGPPAPAMMTHVKALTSPYPGSRVERWPVPQEKVGWSVEWPEYQPVEYTAPSVLARPPWADPPQSSDGFCPQYNALDGQVQRTSYERTYEVSDGGPRNPTGRTGIIGRGLLGRWGPNHAADPIITRWKRDAAGEKVLHPDTGKPVLQFVSIQRKDCGQWAIPGIYRGYVDDPRNTDNAWMETQAVNYHDDTGHILDKLALEAGDDAGKVQWVDVSGSRSLYANHAHFLQIAAEKRDAHW is encoded by the exons ATGTCCCTCCGGCTGCCTGCTTGCGCCACTCACCTGTTCCGGACCGGGTGCGTTGTATTCGGGCTCCGCGCTCAGCGCCGTTCACTCCCGACCAATCACAGCGCTCCTGGCACTGGCGGCAG GGACGCGGAGATGCTGGGCAGTGCAATGACTCGGGTCCATATCGCGACCACCGTCACTGCTGCGCTCATAAG TTACCTGTTGCCTTACTGGTTTGGCCCACCCGCGCCCGCGATGATGACTCACGTCAAGGCGTTGACCTCTCCGTACCCAGGTTCCCGGGTGGAGAGGTGGCCGGTTCCTCAGGAGAAGGTCGGCTGGTCGGTAGAATGGCCGGAGTATCAGCCGGTGGAATACACGGCCCCTTCCGTTCTCGCCCGGCCGCCCTGGGCTGACCCTCCGCAAAG CAGTGACGGCTTCTGCCCCCAGTACAACGCGCTCGACGGACAAGTGCAGAGAACCAGCTATGAGAGGACGTATGAGGTGTCAGACGGAGGGCCGAG AAACCCCACGGGGCGCACAGGGATAATAGGGAGAGGACTGCTGGGGCGATGGGGGCCGAACCATGCAGCGGACCCCATCATTACCAG GTGGAAGCGAGATGCTGCAGGGGAGAAGGTGCTGCACCCCGACACTGGGAAACCCGTCCTGCAGTTTGTATCCATACAGAGGAAGGACTGCGGGCAGTGGGCGATCCCCGGG ATATACAGGGGGTATGTGGACGACCCCCGTAACACGGACAACGCCTGGATGGAGACGCAGGCTGTGAATTACCACGATGACACGG GGCACATCCTGGACAAGTTGGCCTTAGAAGCCGGGGACGACGCGGGCAAGGTGCAGTGGGTGGACGTCAGCGGCAGCCGCAGCCTGTATGCCAACCATGCCCACTTCCTACAGATAGCGGCAGAGAAGAGGGACGCCCACTGGTAG
- the NUDT9 gene encoding ADP-ribose pyrophosphatase, mitochondrial isoform X1 yields MSLRLPACATHLFRTGCVVFGLRAQRRSLPTNHSAPGTGGRDAEMLGSAMTRVHIATTVTAALISYLLPYWFGPPAPAMMTHVKALTSPYPGSRVERWPVPQEKVGWSVEWPEYQPVEYTAPSVLARPPWADPPQSSDGFCPQYNALDGQVQRTSYERTYEVSDGGPRNPTGRTGIIGRGLLGRWGPNHAADPIITRWKRDAAGEKVLHPDTGKPVLQFVSIQRKDCGQWAIPGGMVDPGELVTATLRREFCEEALNSLESCGEQPDTEQRIQSLFSQEHLLIYRGYVDDPRNTDNAWMETQAVNYHDDTGHILDKLALEAGDDAGKVQWVDVSGSRSLYANHAHFLQIAAEKRDAHW; encoded by the exons ATGTCCCTCCGGCTGCCTGCTTGCGCCACTCACCTGTTCCGGACCGGGTGCGTTGTATTCGGGCTCCGCGCTCAGCGCCGTTCACTCCCGACCAATCACAGCGCTCCTGGCACTGGCGGCAG GGACGCGGAGATGCTGGGCAGTGCAATGACTCGGGTCCATATCGCGACCACCGTCACTGCTGCGCTCATAAG TTACCTGTTGCCTTACTGGTTTGGCCCACCCGCGCCCGCGATGATGACTCACGTCAAGGCGTTGACCTCTCCGTACCCAGGTTCCCGGGTGGAGAGGTGGCCGGTTCCTCAGGAGAAGGTCGGCTGGTCGGTAGAATGGCCGGAGTATCAGCCGGTGGAATACACGGCCCCTTCCGTTCTCGCCCGGCCGCCCTGGGCTGACCCTCCGCAAAG CAGTGACGGCTTCTGCCCCCAGTACAACGCGCTCGACGGACAAGTGCAGAGAACCAGCTATGAGAGGACGTATGAGGTGTCAGACGGAGGGCCGAG AAACCCCACGGGGCGCACAGGGATAATAGGGAGAGGACTGCTGGGGCGATGGGGGCCGAACCATGCAGCGGACCCCATCATTACCAG GTGGAAGCGAGATGCTGCAGGGGAGAAGGTGCTGCACCCCGACACTGGGAAACCCGTCCTGCAGTTTGTATCCATACAGAGGAAGGACTGCGGGCAGTGGGCGATCCCCGGG GGGATGGTGGATCCGGGGGAGCTGGTGACGGCGACGCTGCGCAGGGAGTTCTGTGAGGAGGCGCTGAACTCTCTGGAGAGCTGCGGGGAGCAGCCTGACACTGAGCAGAGAATCCAGAGCCTCTTCTCTCAGGAGCACTTGCTG ATATACAGGGGGTATGTGGACGACCCCCGTAACACGGACAACGCCTGGATGGAGACGCAGGCTGTGAATTACCACGATGACACGG GGCACATCCTGGACAAGTTGGCCTTAGAAGCCGGGGACGACGCGGGCAAGGTGCAGTGGGTGGACGTCAGCGGCAGCCGCAGCCTGTATGCCAACCATGCCCACTTCCTACAGATAGCGGCAGAGAAGAGGGACGCCCACTGGTAG